A window of Pantoea agglomerans contains these coding sequences:
- a CDS encoding aspartate:alanine antiporter, translated as MNINVADLLSGNDVLLLFVVLALGLCLGKLRLGSVQLGNSIGVLVVSLLLGQQHFAINTAALSLGFMLFIFCVGVEAGPNFFSIFFRDGKNYFLLAIVMVLSALLLALGFGKLFGWDIGLTAGMLAGSMTSTPVLVGAGDTLRQSISNRDQLALMQDHLSLGYALTYLIGLVSLIFGARYLPRLQHQDLPTCAQQIARERGLDADSQRKVFLPVIRAYRVGPELVAWSDGKNLRELGIYRQTGCYIERIRRNGILASPDGDAVLQLGDEISLVGYPDAHARLDASFRNGKEVFDRDLLDMRIVTEEIVVKNHNAVNKRLSKLNLTDHGCFLNRVIRSQIEMPIDDSIMLHKGDILQVSGEAKRVKNVADRIGFIAIHSQVTDLLAFCAFFIVGLMIGLITFQFSNFSFGIGNAAGLLFAGIMLGFLRANHPTFGYIPQGALTMVKEFGLMVFMAGVGLSAGSGINHGLGSEGALMLLCGLLVSLLPVVICYLFGAYVLRMNRALLFGAIMGARTCAPAMEIICDTARSNIPALGYAGTYAIANVLLTLAGTLIVIIWPILPL; from the coding sequence GTGAACATAAACGTCGCAGATTTGTTAAGCGGAAATGACGTTCTGTTATTATTTGTCGTTTTAGCACTCGGCCTTTGCCTGGGTAAATTGCGCCTCGGCTCAGTGCAGCTAGGAAATTCCATTGGCGTATTAGTCGTTTCTTTATTACTCGGGCAACAACACTTTGCGATAAATACCGCCGCATTGAGCCTCGGCTTTATGCTGTTTATTTTTTGCGTCGGCGTTGAAGCAGGCCCTAACTTTTTCTCTATTTTCTTCCGCGACGGTAAAAACTATTTTCTGCTGGCGATCGTGATGGTGCTCAGCGCCCTGCTGCTGGCGCTCGGCTTCGGCAAACTCTTTGGCTGGGATATCGGGTTGACGGCGGGGATGCTGGCGGGATCGATGACCTCGACGCCGGTGCTGGTCGGCGCGGGCGATACGCTGCGGCAGAGCATCAGCAACCGCGACCAGCTGGCGCTGATGCAGGATCACCTCTCTCTCGGCTACGCCCTGACCTATCTGATCGGTCTGGTGAGCCTGATTTTCGGCGCGCGCTATCTGCCGCGCCTGCAGCATCAGGATCTGCCTACCTGCGCGCAGCAAATCGCACGCGAGCGCGGCCTGGATGCCGACAGCCAGCGCAAAGTCTTTCTGCCGGTTATTCGCGCCTACCGCGTCGGCCCGGAGCTGGTGGCGTGGAGCGACGGCAAGAATCTGCGCGAGCTGGGGATCTATCGCCAGACCGGCTGCTATATCGAGCGCATCCGCCGCAACGGCATTCTGGCCAGCCCGGACGGCGATGCGGTGCTGCAGCTCGGCGACGAAATATCGCTGGTGGGCTATCCCGACGCGCACGCGCGCCTCGACGCCAGCTTCCGCAACGGCAAAGAGGTGTTCGACCGCGATCTGCTCGATATGCGCATCGTGACGGAAGAGATTGTGGTGAAGAACCATAATGCGGTGAATAAACGCCTCAGCAAACTGAATCTCACCGATCACGGCTGCTTCCTCAACCGCGTTATTCGCAGTCAGATCGAGATGCCGATCGACGACAGCATTATGTTGCACAAAGGCGATATTTTGCAGGTCAGCGGCGAGGCGAAGCGCGTGAAAAACGTGGCGGATCGCATCGGCTTTATCGCGATCCACAGCCAGGTGACCGATCTGCTGGCGTTCTGCGCCTTTTTTATCGTCGGGCTGATGATCGGCCTGATCACCTTTCAGTTCAGCAACTTTAGCTTCGGCATCGGCAACGCCGCCGGGCTACTGTTCGCTGGCATTATGCTCGGCTTTCTGCGCGCCAACCATCCCACCTTCGGCTATATCCCGCAGGGTGCGCTGACTATGGTGAAAGAGTTCGGGCTGATGGTGTTTATGGCGGGCGTGGGCCTGAGCGCCGGCAGCGGTATTAATCACGGTCTCGGCAGCGAAGGCGCGCTGATGCTGCTGTGCGGCCTGCTGGTGAGCCTGCTGCCGGTGGTGATCTGCTACCTGTTTGGCGCCTACGTGCTGCGCATGAACCGCGCGCTGCTGTTCGGCGCGATTATGGGCGCGCGCACCTGCGCGCCAGCGATGGAGATTATCTGCGACACGGCGCGCAGCAATATTCCGGCGCTGGGCTATGCCGGTACCTACGCCATCGCCAACGTGCTGCTGACGCTGGCCGGCACGCTGATTGTGATTATCTGGCCGATTTTGCCCTTATAA
- the gsiC gene encoding glutathione ABC transporter permease GsiC, whose protein sequence is MLNYFIKRLLGLIPTLLIVAVLVFLFVHLLPGDPARLIAGQDADATVVALVRQELGLDQPLPQQFWHFILNALQGDFGHSLVSKRPVAEEIATRFMPTLWLTLASMIWAVIFGMAIGIVSAVWRNRWPDRLGMTLAVSGISFPAFALGMLLMQIFSVELGWLPTVGADSWRHYILPSITLGAAVAAVMARFTRASFVEVMQEDYMRTARAKGVRESLVVVKHGLRNAMIPVVTMMGLQFGFLLGGSIVVEVVFNWPGLGRLLVDSVEMRDYPVIQAEVLLFSLEFILINLIVDLLYAAINPAIRYR, encoded by the coding sequence ATGCTTAACTATTTTATTAAACGTCTGCTCGGGCTTATCCCGACGCTGCTGATTGTCGCGGTGCTGGTGTTCCTGTTCGTTCACCTGCTGCCGGGCGATCCGGCGCGCCTTATTGCCGGTCAGGACGCCGACGCCACGGTAGTGGCGCTGGTTCGCCAGGAGCTGGGACTGGATCAGCCGCTGCCGCAGCAGTTCTGGCACTTTATTCTCAATGCGCTGCAGGGCGACTTTGGCCATTCGCTGGTCTCGAAGCGGCCGGTGGCGGAAGAGATCGCGACCCGCTTTATGCCGACGCTGTGGCTGACGCTGGCCAGCATGATCTGGGCGGTGATTTTTGGTATGGCGATCGGCATCGTCTCCGCCGTGTGGCGCAACCGCTGGCCCGATCGCCTCGGCATGACGCTGGCGGTCTCGGGCATCTCTTTTCCTGCTTTCGCGCTCGGCATGCTGCTGATGCAGATCTTCTCCGTCGAGCTGGGCTGGCTGCCGACCGTCGGTGCTGACAGCTGGCGCCACTATATTTTGCCATCCATCACGCTGGGCGCCGCGGTAGCGGCGGTGATGGCGCGCTTTACCCGCGCCTCCTTCGTGGAAGTCATGCAGGAAGACTATATGCGCACCGCGCGCGCTAAAGGGGTGCGCGAATCGCTGGTGGTGGTCAAGCACGGCCTGCGCAACGCCATGATCCCGGTGGTTACCATGATGGGCCTGCAGTTTGGCTTTCTGCTCGGCGGCTCAATCGTGGTGGAGGTGGTCTTTAACTGGCCCGGCCTTGGCCGCCTGCTGGTGGATTCAGTGGAGATGCGCGACTACCCGGTGATCCAGGCCGAAGTGCTGCTCTTCTCGCTGGAGTTCATCCTGATTAACCTGATTGTCGATCTGCTCTATGCGGCAATCAATCCCGCTATTCGCTACAGGTAA
- a CDS encoding carbonic anhydrase: protein MKEIVNGFLSFQQNVFPERKDLFKSLASNQNPKALFISCSDSRLVPELVTQQEPGQLFVIRNAGNIVPPFGPEPGGVSATIEYAVMVLGVSEIIICGHSNCGAMNAIASCQCMDNMPAVDHWLHYADAAKTVVEERQYDTPEAKLNEMVKENVIAQLNNIKTHPSVALALRKGKVRLHGWVYDIESGKIIALTEGGKSFISLSDNPETCFE, encoded by the coding sequence ATGAAAGAGATCGTTAACGGATTTCTGAGTTTTCAACAGAATGTGTTTCCTGAAAGGAAGGATCTTTTCAAAAGCCTGGCGTCGAACCAAAATCCGAAAGCGCTGTTTATCTCCTGTTCTGACAGCCGTTTAGTACCGGAGCTGGTGACCCAACAGGAGCCGGGTCAGCTCTTCGTGATCCGCAACGCGGGCAATATCGTGCCGCCGTTCGGGCCGGAGCCAGGCGGCGTATCGGCTACCATCGAATATGCGGTTATGGTGCTGGGCGTAAGCGAAATTATCATCTGCGGCCACTCCAACTGCGGCGCGATGAACGCTATCGCTTCCTGTCAGTGCATGGACAACATGCCGGCAGTAGATCACTGGCTGCACTACGCCGATGCGGCGAAAACCGTGGTGGAAGAGCGCCAGTATGATACGCCGGAAGCGAAGCTGAACGAGATGGTGAAAGAGAACGTTATCGCCCAGTTGAACAACATCAAGACGCATCCGTCGGTGGCGCTGGCGCTGCGTAAAGGCAAAGTGCGTCTGCACGGCTGGGTTTACGATATCGAGTCAGGCAAAATCATCGCCCTGACCGAAGGCGGCAAGAGCTTTATTTCGCTCTCCGATAACCCGGAAACCTGTTTCGAGTAA
- the ybjG gene encoding undecaprenyl-diphosphate phosphatase produces the protein MEALNHSLFLFINATPASPGWLLALATFIAKDLIAIVPLLIVALWLWGPRDQLKSQRVLVLKTGLALIYALSISWCVGQLFPHPRPFAIGLGYQFLHHAPDDSYPSDHGTTIFTFALAFIFWHRLWSGVMLMALGSAIAWSRVYLGVHWPMDMLGGFLVGLLGCLASHLAWQGYGARMLAAINALYRALFALPIRKGWIQD, from the coding sequence ATGGAAGCGCTAAACCACTCTCTGTTTTTATTTATTAACGCGACGCCCGCTTCGCCAGGCTGGCTGCTGGCGCTGGCGACCTTTATCGCCAAAGATCTTATCGCCATCGTGCCGCTGCTGATTGTCGCGCTCTGGCTGTGGGGCCCGCGCGACCAGCTGAAATCGCAGCGCGTGCTGGTGTTGAAAACCGGCCTGGCGCTGATCTATGCGCTCTCTATCTCCTGGTGCGTCGGCCAGCTTTTTCCGCATCCACGTCCGTTCGCTATCGGGCTGGGCTATCAGTTTCTGCATCATGCGCCTGACGACTCCTACCCGAGCGATCACGGCACGACCATTTTCACCTTCGCGCTGGCGTTTATCTTCTGGCACCGCCTCTGGTCGGGCGTGATGCTGATGGCGCTCGGCAGCGCCATCGCCTGGTCGCGCGTCTATCTCGGCGTACACTGGCCGATGGATATGCTGGGCGGATTTCTGGTGGGACTACTTGGCTGTCTGGCGTCGCATCTCGCCTGGCAGGGATATGGCGCGCGCATGCTGGCGGCCATTAACGCCCTCTACCGCGCGCTGTTCGCCCTGCCGATACGCAAGGGCTGGATTCAGGATTAA
- the ybjM gene encoding inner membrane protein YbjM — protein MPRRSLRWTSAMPGIVLYSLVFIYAHRYWLVGNVPLGGQPELLLFLLPGAVMALLHAESPLKSTLLMALWGTLLGVVLLHNTLLAHTSWLTLLVWSLSALFWAGSGALLVRLARIVWR, from the coding sequence ATGCCACGGCGTTCCTTACGCTGGACCAGTGCGATGCCTGGCATTGTGCTCTACAGTCTGGTGTTTATTTATGCGCATCGTTACTGGCTGGTGGGCAATGTGCCGCTGGGCGGACAGCCAGAGCTGCTGCTTTTTCTGCTGCCGGGCGCGGTAATGGCGCTGCTGCATGCGGAGAGCCCGCTAAAAAGCACGCTGCTGATGGCGCTCTGGGGTACGCTGCTGGGCGTCGTGCTGCTGCATAATACGCTGCTGGCCCACACCAGCTGGCTTACCCTGCTGGTCTGGAGCCTGAGCGCGCTCTTCTGGGCAGGCAGCGGCGCGCTGCTGGTTCGCCTGGCGCGCATCGTCTGGCGCTGA
- the gsiD gene encoding glutathione ABC transporter permease GsiD codes for MKNWRREAVLKSLPLTTENRVRTPWSEFWRRFRRQPVAMTSGLFVLLLIVLAFIAPLIAPFDAENYFDYDRLNQGPSLVHWFGVDSLGRDIFSRVLVGTRISLIAGFFSVAIGAAIGTFFGLLAGYYEGAWDRITMRICDVLFAFPGILLAIAVVAIMGSGMSNVIIAVAIFSIPAFARLVRGNTLVLKHQTYIESARSIGASDATILLRHILPGTVSSIVVYFTMRIGTSIITAASLSFLGLGAQPPTPEWGAMLNEARADMVLAPHVAIFPSLAIFLTVLAFNLLGDGLRDALDPKLKT; via the coding sequence ATGAAAAACTGGCGACGCGAAGCGGTGCTGAAAAGCCTGCCGCTGACGACGGAAAATCGGGTTCGTACGCCCTGGAGCGAGTTCTGGCGGCGCTTCCGCCGCCAGCCGGTGGCGATGACCTCCGGGCTGTTCGTGCTGCTGCTGATCGTGCTGGCGTTTATCGCGCCGCTGATCGCGCCGTTCGACGCCGAAAACTATTTCGATTACGACCGGCTCAACCAGGGCCCTTCGCTGGTGCACTGGTTCGGCGTCGATTCGCTGGGCCGTGATATCTTCAGCCGCGTGCTGGTCGGCACGCGCATTTCGCTGATTGCCGGCTTCTTTTCGGTGGCGATCGGCGCGGCCATCGGCACCTTTTTCGGTCTGCTGGCGGGCTATTACGAGGGGGCCTGGGATCGTATCACCATGCGTATCTGCGACGTGCTGTTCGCTTTTCCCGGCATTCTGCTGGCGATTGCGGTGGTGGCGATTATGGGCAGCGGCATGAGCAACGTAATTATCGCAGTGGCGATTTTCAGCATTCCGGCATTCGCCCGTCTGGTGCGCGGCAATACGCTGGTGCTGAAACATCAGACCTATATTGAGTCGGCGCGCAGCATCGGCGCCTCGGACGCCACCATCCTGCTGCGCCATATTCTGCCCGGCACGGTGTCGTCTATCGTGGTCTACTTCACCATGCGCATCGGCACCTCGATCATTACCGCCGCCAGCCTGTCGTTTCTCGGGCTGGGAGCGCAGCCGCCGACGCCGGAGTGGGGGGCGATGCTCAACGAAGCGCGCGCCGACATGGTGCTGGCGCCGCACGTAGCGATTTTCCCCAGCCTCGCGATTTTTCTCACGGTTTTAGCATTTAATTTGCTTGGCGACGGGCTTCGCGACGCACTCGATCCTAAACTCAAGACATGA
- a CDS encoding DUF1418 family protein, with protein MTNVARLPKALLIMEALGGLLTLCALLLANRWLPLPANADGKTLATALLIIGILLMLPAAWLMIWRTAQAMAPQLFGRTVNKNETRRRP; from the coding sequence ATGACCAATGTGGCGCGTTTACCCAAAGCCTTGCTGATCATGGAAGCGCTCGGCGGCCTGCTGACGCTGTGCGCGCTGCTGCTGGCCAACCGCTGGCTGCCGCTGCCCGCGAATGCTGACGGCAAGACGCTGGCGACTGCGCTGCTGATTATCGGTATTCTGCTGATGCTGCCCGCCGCCTGGCTGATGATATGGCGCACCGCGCAAGCGATGGCGCCGCAGCTGTTTGGTCGCACCGTTAATAAAAATGAGACTCGCCGGAGACCTTAA
- a CDS encoding DUF4385 domain-containing protein: MKKFDYEQDFKTIDFRKHPERYQVGRGEQGVLMVEPYKSEILPHWRFRTVPIAEASAAKIMALFEEYRAQDDFVGMDMARKFIQMGYTRARRYSNHKGGRKYDAEGNEPPRGVDEEKAAAAAVFKAYWDRLREDEDYLRRKQAHQQLYG, from the coding sequence ATGAAAAAATTCGATTACGAGCAGGACTTTAAAACTATCGACTTCCGCAAGCACCCGGAGCGCTATCAGGTCGGGCGCGGCGAGCAGGGCGTGCTGATGGTCGAGCCGTATAAAAGCGAGATCTTGCCGCACTGGCGCTTCCGCACCGTGCCGATAGCTGAGGCCTCGGCGGCGAAGATTATGGCGCTGTTTGAGGAGTATCGCGCGCAGGATGATTTTGTCGGTATGGATATGGCGCGCAAGTTCATTCAGATGGGCTATACCCGCGCGCGCCGCTACAGCAATCATAAGGGCGGTCGCAAGTATGACGCGGAGGGCAATGAACCGCCGCGCGGCGTCGATGAAGAAAAGGCCGCTGCGGCGGCCGTTTTCAAAGCGTACTGGGATCGCCTGCGCGAAGATGAGGACTACCTGAGGCGTAAGCAGGCGCATCAACAGCTCTATGGCTAA
- a CDS encoding serine hydrolase → MTTTRSSRRLRHAAAASLLLFIAPVALAVDAPAPPQVEAKAWILMDYASGKVLAEGNADDRLDPASLTKMMTSYVVGQALKSGKIKRDDMVTIGQDAWATGNPKLKGSSLMFLKPGDRIPVSELNKGIVIQSGNDACIALADYVAGSQDAFIGLMNNYVKAFGLKNTHFMTVHGLDAEGQYSTARDMALIGQALIRDVPEEYALNKEKEFTFNHIRQMNRNRLLWSTNLQVDGIKTGHTSGAGNNLVASATENDMRLISVVLGTASDAARFRESEKLLTWGFRFFETVTPIKADKPFAQQRVWFGDRKEVNLGVEKDAALTLPKGQMKNLKASYTLTTPQLEAPLKKNQVVGTIDFQLDGKTIEQRPLVVMEEVPEGNFFSRIVDFVLMQFHSLFGKWFS, encoded by the coding sequence ATGACAACTACTCGCTCCTCACGCCGCCTGCGGCACGCTGCTGCCGCCTCGTTACTGCTGTTTATCGCCCCCGTCGCTCTCGCCGTAGACGCGCCGGCGCCGCCTCAGGTCGAAGCCAAAGCCTGGATATTAATGGATTATGCCAGCGGTAAGGTGCTGGCAGAGGGCAACGCGGACGACAGGCTCGATCCCGCCAGCCTGACCAAGATGATGACCAGCTATGTGGTCGGCCAGGCGCTGAAGTCGGGCAAAATCAAGCGCGACGATATGGTCACTATCGGCCAGGACGCCTGGGCCACCGGCAATCCCAAACTCAAAGGCTCGTCGCTGATGTTCCTCAAGCCCGGCGATCGCATTCCTGTTTCGGAGCTGAATAAAGGCATTGTTATTCAGTCGGGCAACGACGCCTGCATTGCGCTGGCGGACTATGTTGCCGGCAGCCAGGACGCCTTTATCGGGCTGATGAATAACTATGTCAAAGCGTTCGGGCTGAAGAACACCCACTTTATGACGGTGCACGGGCTGGATGCGGAAGGGCAGTACAGCACCGCGCGCGATATGGCGCTGATTGGCCAGGCGCTGATCCGCGACGTGCCGGAAGAGTACGCGCTGAATAAAGAGAAAGAGTTTACCTTTAACCATATTCGCCAGATGAACCGCAACCGTCTGCTCTGGAGCACCAATCTCCAGGTGGACGGTATCAAAACCGGCCATACCTCGGGGGCGGGCAATAACCTGGTGGCCTCTGCCACCGAAAACGATATGCGGCTGATCTCGGTGGTGCTGGGCACCGCCAGCGACGCCGCGCGCTTTCGCGAGAGCGAGAAGCTCCTGACCTGGGGTTTCCGCTTTTTTGAGACCGTGACGCCAATTAAGGCGGATAAGCCTTTCGCCCAGCAGCGCGTCTGGTTCGGCGATCGTAAAGAGGTTAACCTCGGCGTTGAGAAAGATGCGGCGCTGACGCTGCCGAAAGGGCAGATGAAGAATCTGAAGGCGAGCTATACCCTGACCACGCCGCAGCTTGAGGCGCCATTAAAGAAAAATCAGGTGGTGGGTACGATCGATTTCCAGCTTGACGGCAAGACCATTGAGCAGCGGCCGCTGGTGGTGATGGAGGAGGTGCCAGAGGGCAATTTCTTCAGCCGCATCGTCGATTTCGTGCTGATGCAGTTCCACTCGCTGTTCGGCAAGTGGTTTAGCTAA
- a CDS encoding GrxA family glutaredoxin, producing MVTVIFGRPGCPYCVRAKELADKLSAERDDFSYQYVDIQAEGITKADLEKSAGKPVSTVPQIFVDEQHIGGYTDFAAWTKENLSA from the coding sequence ATGGTTACTGTGATTTTTGGTCGTCCTGGCTGCCCCTATTGCGTACGTGCGAAAGAGCTGGCCGACAAGCTCAGCGCCGAGCGCGACGACTTTAGCTACCAGTATGTAGATATCCAGGCGGAAGGCATTACCAAAGCGGATCTGGAGAAAAGCGCGGGCAAACCGGTCAGCACCGTACCGCAGATTTTTGTTGATGAGCAGCATATCGGCGGCTACACCGACTTCGCGGCCTGGACGAAAGAAAACCTGAGCGCATAA
- the nfsA gene encoding oxygen-insensitive NADPH nitroreductase, translating to MTPTIDLLCSHRSIRAFTDQAIGAEQREAIIAAAQSASTSSFLQCSSIIRITDPALRQQLVTLTGGQQWVADAAEFWVFCADFNRHLQICPDAQLGRAEQLLLGCVDTALMGQNAMVAAESLGLGGVFIGGIRNNIAQVTELLGLPKFVLPLFGFCIGYPAAVPDLKPRLPHAMLVHENRYQPIDPQVLADYDSRTEIYYEQRDSNQRSETWSELIQRLIVKETRPFMLDYLHQQGWATR from the coding sequence ATGACACCGACTATCGATCTATTGTGCAGCCACCGTTCAATTCGCGCCTTTACCGACCAGGCGATCGGTGCAGAACAGCGTGAGGCGATTATCGCCGCGGCGCAATCGGCGTCCACCTCCAGCTTTCTGCAGTGCTCTTCGATTATTCGCATCACCGATCCTGCGCTGCGTCAGCAGCTGGTTACGCTGACTGGCGGTCAGCAGTGGGTGGCGGACGCCGCGGAGTTCTGGGTATTCTGCGCCGACTTTAACCGCCATCTGCAGATTTGTCCCGATGCGCAGCTGGGCCGCGCCGAGCAGCTGTTGCTCGGCTGCGTCGATACCGCGCTGATGGGGCAGAACGCCATGGTCGCCGCCGAATCTCTCGGCCTGGGCGGCGTCTTTATCGGCGGTATCCGCAACAATATCGCGCAGGTTACTGAGCTGCTCGGCCTGCCGAAATTCGTGCTGCCGCTGTTCGGCTTCTGCATCGGCTATCCCGCTGCCGTGCCCGACCTTAAGCCGCGCCTGCCCCACGCGATGCTGGTGCATGAAAACCGCTATCAGCCGATCGATCCGCAGGTGCTGGCCGATTACGACAGCCGCACAGAGATCTATTACGAGCAGCGCGACAGCAATCAGCGCAGCGAGACCTGGAGCGAACTGATTCAGCGTCTGATCGTAAAAGAGACGCGCCCCTTTATGCTCGACTACCTGCACCAGCAGGGCTGGGCGACGCGCTAA
- a CDS encoding DUF3313 domain-containing protein → MRKISLLTLLASAMLLAGCTSHVTSKQQYSGFITDYSQLKPATSASDRPTLRWISPDYRDGDYTSVVYTPVVYYPAAKPTPRVSQQTLDHIRSYADSRLKAAIGERKQLVTKPGPHTLIVRSAITGVTAENEGVQFYEVVPVAAVIASTMAATGHRTQNSALFLEIEARDAQTGKPLIKVVRKAFGKPLNNSSAPITYGDVKSAIDDTVSDAVHFSAP, encoded by the coding sequence ATGCGCAAAATTTCCCTGTTGACCCTACTGGCGAGCGCCATGCTGCTGGCGGGATGCACCTCACACGTTACCAGTAAACAGCAATATTCCGGTTTTATCACTGATTACAGCCAGCTTAAACCCGCCACCTCAGCCAGCGATCGCCCCACGCTGCGCTGGATCTCGCCCGATTACCGCGACGGTGACTATACCTCGGTAGTCTATACGCCGGTGGTTTACTATCCGGCGGCTAAGCCGACGCCGCGCGTCAGCCAGCAGACGCTGGATCACATCCGCAGCTATGCCGACTCCCGCCTGAAAGCGGCGATAGGGGAACGTAAACAGCTGGTGACTAAGCCTGGCCCACATACGCTGATCGTTCGCAGCGCCATTACCGGCGTGACGGCGGAAAACGAGGGCGTGCAGTTCTATGAGGTGGTGCCGGTGGCGGCGGTGATCGCCAGCACTATGGCGGCGACCGGTCACCGCACCCAAAACAGCGCGCTGTTTCTGGAGATTGAGGCACGCGACGCCCAGACCGGCAAACCGCTGATTAAGGTGGTACGCAAGGCGTTCGGCAAGCCGCTTAACAACAGCAGCGCGCCCATTACCTACGGCGACGTAAAAAGCGCCATTGACGATACGGTCAGCGACGCCGTGCACTTCAGCGCGCCCTGA
- a CDS encoding HAD family hydrolase, with product MDLAVFDLDETVICADSTGLWLRWLVSQGFAREELLAKEQALMAQYYAGTLAMEDYMALTLSPLAGLAAPTVAGWVRRWIQRDILPRVYPEARDRISWHQQRGDKVVICSASGEHLVTPIAERLGAHGALAIGVEVVDDRYSGQTYGTMTYKEGKVARLSDWRALQQEQAFARTWAYSDSMNDLPLLAQADHALVINPDALLHQEALKRGWEVCRWAR from the coding sequence ATGGACTTAGCCGTATTCGATCTCGACGAAACCGTTATCTGCGCAGACAGTACCGGCCTGTGGCTGCGCTGGCTGGTGTCGCAGGGCTTTGCCCGTGAAGAACTGCTGGCGAAAGAGCAGGCGCTGATGGCGCAATACTATGCCGGCACGCTGGCGATGGAAGATTATATGGCGCTGACGCTCTCGCCGCTGGCCGGTCTGGCGGCGCCGACCGTCGCGGGCTGGGTGCGCCGCTGGATCCAGCGCGACATCCTGCCGCGCGTCTATCCAGAAGCGCGCGACCGCATCAGCTGGCACCAGCAGCGCGGCGACAAAGTGGTGATCTGCTCCGCCAGCGGCGAACATCTGGTGACGCCGATCGCTGAACGGCTGGGTGCGCACGGCGCGCTGGCGATTGGCGTAGAGGTGGTGGATGACCGCTACAGCGGCCAGACCTACGGCACCATGACGTATAAAGAGGGCAAGGTCGCCCGGCTGAGCGACTGGCGCGCCCTGCAGCAGGAGCAGGCGTTCGCGCGCACCTGGGCCTACAGCGACTCGATGAACGACCTGCCGCTGCTGGCGCAGGCCGATCACGCGCTGGTCATCAACCCGGATGCGCTGCTGCATCAGGAAGCGCTGAAGCGCGGCTGGGAAGTCTGCCGCTGGGCGCGCTGA